The Arachis hypogaea cultivar Tifrunner chromosome 14, arahy.Tifrunner.gnm2.J5K5, whole genome shotgun sequence genome has a segment encoding these proteins:
- the LOC114925196 gene encoding alcohol-forming fatty acyl-CoA reductase-like, which translates to MELGSILHFIEDKTILITEATGFLAKIKVEKILVEKIQILQNEIIGKELFRLIKENLGPNFNSFIAQNLTLVLGNISRQDLGLNSHSILKQQIYDQTHAIFNLAATTNFDERYDISLSDDRDFCQ; encoded by the exons ATGGAATTGGGAAGCATACTCCACTTCATTGAGGATAAGACCATTCTCATCACTGAAGCCACTGGCTTCCTTGCTAAAA TTAAGGTAGAGAAGATACTGGTGGAGAAGATACAAATTTTGCAAAATGAG ATCATAGGCAAAGAGCTGTTTAGATTGATAAAGGAAAACTTAGGTCCAAACTTCAATTCCTTTATAGCACAAAATTTGACACTCGTCCTAGGGAATATTTCTCGCCAAGATTTGGGTTTAAACTCTCATTCTATTCTCAAGCAACAAATTTATGACCAAACACATGCTATTTTTAATTTAGCTGCAACTACCAACTTTGATGAAAG GTATGATATATCGTTGAGTGACGATCGTGATTTCTGCCAgtaa